The window TCTAGCATCTGTCTTAACCTGGAAGACTTAAAATGCTTTGAAGTTGTGGATCGCCAGTTTCACCACTATGGGATCACCTTTGAAAATGCGATCGCTCTACAGCCCTCAAACCCAGCCTATCCTCCCCCCCAGACTGGGACTACGGTACTCATGGGAGCGCCTAAAAGTGGTTGGCTGGAAGTCGCCTTTTTAAACCCTGTTCATCAGTTCTGCTGCCATGTCACTAGTTCTCAGCGGATGCTGCTATCTGCCTACGATCACCAGAACAAACTCCTGATTCGGAGCTCTCTGAGCAAAGCCAACTTAGCCGGTTCTGATTCGCCCATTCCCCCCAATGCCTCATTCAAAATCGAGGTACCCAATATTTCTCGGATTACCTTCTATGCCTTCGATGGTCAACTGACTTTATCTGACTTAAGTTTTTCTCTATAACCTATATTTCGCAACCTTCTTGGAGGATAGCGTCTCCCACTCCGCTCATTGATCGAACCGACCCGCTTATCGCCTATGATTAATTTGATTACTAGGGTGGGAGCAACTCCTCCACTCAAGCGAAAGTATTGAAAGTTGGTTGATGGCAAAAGTCAAAAGTCGAACGTTTAAGCCTCTTAATCCAAGACAGTTACGTGAACCTGGGGGCTGGCTGGTTGGTCTAGTCGTTGTTGTAGCAATGCTTTTTTTGCATTGGAAGCTTCTGCTGGCGACAAGTATCGGTGCGTTGGTCATGATGCTAGTCTACAGGATGCAAGAGTGGGACTGGCAACGTTACTGGTCGAGTTTAAGCCAGTTTCTGAGTGGCTATAATCAGCCGTTAACTCTAGCTGTTGGTAGTGGTGCGATGGCTACCCTTAGTACCTACATGGTAATTTCCATTTGGGTGGACTCTGATAGCCCTTGGATTGCAGCGAGTACAATTCTTCAAATTTTGGGCACCCTAACCATTCTCACCCTGTTCGTTTGGCAATCGCTCAACCGCCCAGCGAGTCAGAATGGGGTTAACCGGGATCAGATGCTTAGTGATCTCACCGATGCTAACCCAGTTAAGCGCTTAGTCGCCGTGCAACAGCTAAGCCAGTGGGGAAAAGACCCCTTCTTACACCCGTCAGAACGCTGTATCGTAGCTGATTGTTTTCGCTTGATGTTAACTCACGAGCAGGAAGCCGTCATTCGAGGAGCTGTTCTCGATGGTCTTCAGGTACTAGACCATAACCGGATGTTAGGGAAAGGCTCTCAGCCTTTGCAAGTCCCCATGGCTTTGAAGCCCTCTGCTGATAAACTCCATCGCTAATCAATGGGATCAATTAGAGATTCGATTTTACTTTGCCCCCTCCCTGCTTCCATCAGGGTTTGGATGGGGTGATTCGAGAATTACTGTATCGGCTCAGCTTTGGTCACAGAGGCATTGTTAACTCCCAGAGTGAGCTGCAAAGGTTTACGGGAAGGATAGGCTCTGGCGACCTGTCGGTAAACATCGTAGTTAGTCGGTAGTGTTACCGTCTGTTCATCTTGTTGATAAGTCATTTCATACTTCACAGTACGTAATAGTTCCGGTTTGCTTGGCTCTTCCCCAGGCTTTTGCCGTTGTTCGACTTCATCGATACTGGGTCGTGGCGGCAGCTTCGACCACCATAACCCTTTGTCATCCGGTCCAATGACCGCCTCTTTGGGTTTCTCGCCATTGCGGTTGAGTAGGGAATTTGAGGCAAACTCTTCAAATCGCGGCTGCTTTTCATTCCCAGGGCTAGTAGAATACTGGACTTGCCAGGTCAAGGTGGTGAGTGCAGTGGCTTCATACTGATTGGTGGTCACCGTGTCACAACTGCTCAGAGTGACTGCCACACAGCAGCTCACCAAAAACCAAAAAAGCTGGCGATACTTTAGGTAACGGCTGACGCTGAAATTAAGACTCTCTAACTTCACCTGACCTCTAGTAACTCAGAAAAAACAACCGAATGCAGCTTGCTCCGCTTTACCCTATTGTGTACAAAATTCTTCAACCGTTGTTTCCCAGTTGTCTTTGGGCGGGAACGAGCGAGTCGCGAACCATCGCCCTGACCTTTGATGATGGCCCCCATCCCCAGTACACCATAGAACTCCTGCAAGTTCTAGACCACTACAACATTAAAGCGAGTTTTTTTTGGTTGGGTGCTTGTGTCGAGCGGGCACCTAGCGTTGCTCAAGCCGTTTATCAGCGGGATCACTGGATTGGGTTACATGGATATTACCATCACTCTTTTCCCTTGCTCTCGCCGGAGGCACTCCAGCAGAGTTTGGCGAAAACTCAAGAAGCGATTCGCGCCGCGCTGGCGACTGCGACAGATGACACGAAAGCTTGCTACTTCGACCCCGACAACATTCGAGACGTTCGCCCTCCCAATGGTTTGTTTACCCCCCAGACTTTGAGTTTATTGCACCAGTGGAATTATCGACCCGTCATGTGGAGCGTTGTACCGGAAGATTGGGAGCGTCCTGGCATTGATGTCGTCGTGCAGCGAGTTTTACGGCAGGTTCGCAACGGGTCGCTGATTGTCTTACACGATGGTTATTACGGAGGACCGGATGTGGCTGAAACAACAGCTCAGTTAATTCCTCGGTTATTACAGCAAGGTTATGATTTCATCACAATCGACCAATTATGGCAACGTTCTCCTGTCTAAGGTGAAGTCATTTTTGTCATGTTGAAGCTATTCACAATTTTTTTTACTCCCGATCTTGACCCAAGTGCTAAGTTTGTGTGTTAGAACAGTTGTTTTACGGATGTCTTACACAAACACATCTTTGTTGGAACTGTACCTGTCTCCAGTTAGAGAAAAATGTCCCCACGTCGAAAATTTTCGCTAACGTAGTTACAGAAGAGGTCAAAATAGAACATTTGTACCATAAAACTCGTATCACTATGGATTTCAAGCTCTCCTCTTACTGTCATCTATCCTCTGAATTCATTAAAATGGCTTAGTGTATTTCAGCTATTTATCTGGGGTCATCAAGATTGAAGCTAGAGTAAATTTAGGAAATATTGGCCCCCCAAGGAGAGAGTACTCCAATTTCCGAACCGAAAGGCTACCCGAAAAGTAGCGACAACCCTCCCATTACATTTGATAATGATAATGATCTCGAATCAGCTTGTGAACACAGCATAGGAGAATCGGAACCTATCTAACACCTGCCGAGCGAGTATTTGGCGCAAGCCCAGGACAAGGGAACTCAAGCAAAAGGAATTGACGATGGGTGCATTAATTCCAGTGACATTAGCTTTGTGTAAAAGCAATTTGTAAATTAGATTCATCACCTTGAAGATTGAAGCTAAAACCCAAGTCCAAATTTGGTAATTAAGGCTACAATCAAAAAGTCTCAAGAGAAGCCAGCATTCAAACTTACTGTAAGCGAGCATTCGCGAGAACGTTGAGAAGCGAAAGTAGATACCGAATCTAACGGGTCGAACTCAGCGATCAAAGAAGACCTAGAATGCTACAGAAAGTGACTCACTGGCTACGCTATGTAAGTAGATTAACAAACACTATCTACTGGTCTTTAATTGAAGGAGCATGAGGAAAAAGGCATGACCCAGGCAAACGACGTACTCGCAACACTAACTCAACCCGAAAACGAGTTTGAATTCTTGATCGAGGATGAAGCGAACCGAGACGAGCTAGTGGACGCTCAACCGGATGAGGAAGACGGTAAGCCTGGAAAGGTGCGCTCTACCCGTCGTCGCGCACAAGCAAAGAAAAAACACTATACAGAAGATTCAATTCGCCTGTATCTGCAAGAAATCGGTCGAATTCGGTTATTGCGAGCAGATGAAGAAATTGAGTTGGCTCGTAAAATTGCGGACTTATTAGAGTTAGAGCGTATACGCGATCGCTTGTCTGATCAATTAGAGCGAGAGCCACAAGATAGCGAATGGGCAACCGAGGTGAACATGCCTCTGCAAGCCTTCCGCCACCGCCTTTATGTAGGGCGCAGAGCGAAGGACAAAATGGTACAGTCTAACCTGCGTTTGGTTGTTTCCATTGCCAAAAAATACATGAATCGAGGGCTTTCATTCCAAGACTTGATTCAAGAAGGTTCTCTGGGTTTAATTCGCGCCGCTGAGAAGTTTGATCATGAAAAAGGATACAAGTTCTCCACCTATGCAACTTGGTGGATTAGGCAGGCCATAACCCGTGCGATTGCCGATCAGTCCCGCACGATCCGCTTACCTGTTCACCTGTACGAGACGATCTCGCGGATCAAAAAAACCACTAAAATCCTCTCTCAAGAAATGGGTCGTAAGCCCACTGAAGAAGAAATTGCTGATCGCATGGAAATGACGATCGAGAAGCTGCGATTCATTGCTAAATCAGCCCAACTCCCCATCTCCCTCGAAACACCGATCGGGAAAGAAGAAGACTCCCGCCTTGGAGACTTCATTGAAGCCGATGGCGAAACCCCAGAAGATCAAGTCTCCAAAAATCTGCTTCGGGAAGACCTCGAAAGCGTTCTTGACACCCTTAGCCCCCGTGAACGTGATGTTCTCCGCTTGCGTTACGGGTTAGATGATGGACGCATGAAGACCTTAGAAGAAATCGGTCAAATTTTCAACGTCACTCGCGAACGAATTCGGCAAATTGAAGCCAAAGCGCTCCGCAAACTGCGCCATCCCAATCGCAACAGTATTCTCAAAGAATACATTCGCTAAATAGCGGGTCACGAAACTGGTGCTAAACGAGAGGAGCGACTTTAATGCCGCTCCTCTTTATTAATTATTAATTAATCCTGTACAATAATCTATCAAACATTGAACTTGCATAGAGGTAACCGCTAACATCCTGAACCACACAGGGGTTTGCTTTTTTCACTTTTTGATATTTTTCCTAGGCTTGCCCAAAAAGCGAATTACCAACAAGAAAACTGGGTGCTTGCTAATAAACACCCAGCCAACGAATTGAGATTGACTCCAGATTGTGTGCTGTAGGGATTACAGCAGACCCCAGAAGTGCAATACACCTTGACCTGTAACGAACTCAGTAATTAGAGCGGCAACGAAGCCAATCATGGCTAAACGACCGTTCCAATTCTCTGCTTGAGGAGTAAAGCCGAATTTGGCATCGTTGCGACTTTCGCCTTGCATAGTTTTTGCTCCGTTGGTAACTTTTGTAAACTTGTATGTAAACTAATGTAACCAATGGTTGGCAAAACGGCAAGGATCTGGTCTGTCAATCTGAATAGATTCTGTTTAAGGTATGCATAAAGGTTGAGATAGGTGATTGCCTACAAGAGCCACTGCTCTAGATGCCGCGACTTATCAAGAAAGGGATTATGTCTATCATCGCTTCCCAACTACCCGCTCGATTGGACTATTACTACCACCAATTTAAGGCGGTCATCCTAAAACGCCAAAACCCGATAACGGGTTTATTGCCCGCCAGTACAGCGATTAATGCCCACGGCGACTACACCGACGCCTGGGTACGGGATAACGTTTACAGTATTTTGGCGGTTTGGGGACTAGCCTTGGCGTACCGCAAACTCGATGCAGACGGTGGGCGTACCTTTGAACTGGAACACAACGTTGTCAAACTGATGCGGGGACTGCTGTTCTGCATGATGCGGCAAGCTCACAAAGTGGAACGATTTAAAGAAACTCAATCCCTAATGGACGCCCTGCACGCCAAGTACAATACCAGCACCGGCGACGTGGTGGTGGGCGATGACCAGTGGGGTCACTTGCAACTCGATGCAACGTCCCTGTTCTTGCTAATGCTGGCTCAAATGACAGCATCAGGACTGTACATCATCTATACCATCGACGAAGTTAGCTTTGTCCAAAACCTTGTTTATTACATCGGTCGGGCGTATCGTACACCCGATTACGGCATCTGGGAGCGAGGAAATAAGGTCAATCATGGCAATCCGGAACTCAACGCGAGTTCGGTTGGGATGGCCAAAGCGGCATTAGAAGCAATTAATGGCTTAGATTTATTCGGTGTTCGGGGTTCAGCCGCGTCTGTGATTCATGTATTACCCGATGAAATGGCGCGATCGCGGATTACACTAGAATATCTCCTGCCCCGTGAGTCCGGTTCCAAAGAAACCGATGCGGCTCTTTTAAGTGTGATTGGGTTCCCCGCCTTTGCCATCGAAGACGCCGAACTCATCGAACGCACCAAGAACGACATCGTCAAGAAGCTAGGGGGAGGATACGGCTGTAAACGCTTCCTGCGAGATGGTCACCAAACCGTTTTAGAAGATACCACACGCCTGCACTACGACCCCTGGGAACTGCAAAAGTTTGAGCATATCGAGTGCGAGTGGCCTTTATTTTTCTCCTATCTTGTTCTCGATGGGCTATTTCGGGGAGACACCGAACAAGTTCAGAACTATCAAGCGCGTTTAGAAAGTTTGTTAGTTGAGCGAGACGGACTCAAACTGCTCCCCGAATTGTATTACGTGCCCCAGGAGAATATCGAAGCAGAGCGAAAGTCTCCTCGTAGCCAAAAGCGTGTTCCTAACGAAAATGTGCCTTTGGTGTGGGCGCAGAGTTTGTACTACTTGGGTCAGATGCTGAGTGAAGGGCTAATCGCACCTGGAGACATTGACCCCTTGGGGCGTCATTTATGCATCGGGCGTCATCAAGACCCGGTGGTACAAATTTCTCTACTCGCTGAGGATGAAGATTTACAGGCTGAACTAGCCACTTACGGGATTGCCACGCAAACCCCCAAACAGGTAGAGCCAATGCAGGTGCGTCAGGCGATTGAGTTGTCAACGGTTTATGCTCAAATGGGGCATTGTGATGCACTCTCGTTAACAGGACGCCCGGTGCGACGTTTGCGAAGTCTGACAACGTCGAGAATCTTTCGGATTGGGCAAGAGACGATTGTGTTTCTACCTGCGTTTTTGGATCAGCAGCAGTTTTATCTGACTCTGGATTACCATTTTCTGGTGGATCAGATTAAAAGTGAACTCGCCTACATTCAGCGCCACTGGAGTGAGCTCGGTCGTCCAACGATGACGCTGTTGTTAACTCATACA of the Allocoleopsis franciscana PCC 7113 genome contains:
- the rpoD gene encoding RNA polymerase sigma factor RpoD, with protein sequence MTQANDVLATLTQPENEFEFLIEDEANRDELVDAQPDEEDGKPGKVRSTRRRAQAKKKHYTEDSIRLYLQEIGRIRLLRADEEIELARKIADLLELERIRDRLSDQLEREPQDSEWATEVNMPLQAFRHRLYVGRRAKDKMVQSNLRLVVSIAKKYMNRGLSFQDLIQEGSLGLIRAAEKFDHEKGYKFSTYATWWIRQAITRAIADQSRTIRLPVHLYETISRIKKTTKILSQEMGRKPTEEEIADRMEMTIEKLRFIAKSAQLPISLETPIGKEEDSRLGDFIEADGETPEDQVSKNLLREDLESVLDTLSPRERDVLRLRYGLDDGRMKTLEEIGQIFNVTRERIRQIEAKALRKLRHPNRNSILKEYIR
- a CDS encoding glycoside hydrolase family 15 protein → MSIIASQLPARLDYYYHQFKAVILKRQNPITGLLPASTAINAHGDYTDAWVRDNVYSILAVWGLALAYRKLDADGGRTFELEHNVVKLMRGLLFCMMRQAHKVERFKETQSLMDALHAKYNTSTGDVVVGDDQWGHLQLDATSLFLLMLAQMTASGLYIIYTIDEVSFVQNLVYYIGRAYRTPDYGIWERGNKVNHGNPELNASSVGMAKAALEAINGLDLFGVRGSAASVIHVLPDEMARSRITLEYLLPRESGSKETDAALLSVIGFPAFAIEDAELIERTKNDIVKKLGGGYGCKRFLRDGHQTVLEDTTRLHYDPWELQKFEHIECEWPLFFSYLVLDGLFRGDTEQVQNYQARLESLLVERDGLKLLPELYYVPQENIEAERKSPRSQKRVPNENVPLVWAQSLYYLGQMLSEGLIAPGDIDPLGRHLCIGRHQDPVVQISLLAEDEDLQAELATYGIATQTPKQVEPMQVRQAIELSTVYAQMGHCDALSLTGRPVRRLRSLTTSRIFRIGQETIVFLPAFLDQQQFYLTLDYHFLVDQIKSELAYIQRHWSELGRPTMTLLLTHTMWETSREAVEDRHRGTEEENFSISPPKFQDSPLLELIQQLKEGWCDGVRVKLGRLNQLLLTAGIERIDFLQEFEFTQSAVKDAIPRQYYLTSRPGKHGPLGHTQEFLLECETNLGLLLDSLRESDNLYEQIELLRTLKRLRGLDFDTGFGGPGPRVTVADLLNEVYLKAGTESVSPYWAVVRQAAGLLNKADISLSDAVTEMLVRGKQITVGRAYSEASLIKNPMSHLELQAKIDEFCREDIRDRVLTQEILIYLGIIIKAEPSLLKGLLTLRVGYLILLLTSELAAELGVTQDEAYERLMHLSPFEIKMRLRSCLVGYEGMNQKLRQQESLHVKRLNQEINWGVLSGEREETEETPTVGSWVRKRQLDGAAGRVPKNFYPSVWLVMKHCRGLVIGDKLERRNRLDSAPILSEMTPGEKNFALRVEHLLNKIEAPEYRQVNIEALMELAAIAERNPELQVEEYIVFDVLIGHAVRLAWLERFPEKADRYDEYKAAAWRAFYDTSPTECAGHILKAFRFLTQVGQATAV
- a CDS encoding chlorophyll a/b-binding protein, whose amino-acid sequence is MQGESRNDAKFGFTPQAENWNGRLAMIGFVAALITEFVTGQGVLHFWGLL
- a CDS encoding polysaccharide deacetylase family protein; protein product: MQLAPLYPIVYKILQPLFPSCLWAGTSESRTIALTFDDGPHPQYTIELLQVLDHYNIKASFFWLGACVERAPSVAQAVYQRDHWIGLHGYYHHSFPLLSPEALQQSLAKTQEAIRAALATATDDTKACYFDPDNIRDVRPPNGLFTPQTLSLLHQWNYRPVMWSVVPEDWERPGIDVVVQRVLRQVRNGSLIVLHDGYYGGPDVAETTAQLIPRLLQQGYDFITIDQLWQRSPV